GTCTCCATGTGTCCATCACTCCTCTGCAGTACACAGGTCtcaatgagaaaaataaagacaatgcaaaacacacagagcccagGAAAGTAAAGACATCCAGATAATCCAACAGATCGATAACAGTATATTAGACTCCTTCATTGCATTTAAATatgattgaatttgttttttgacGCCTGTGGATTGATTAAACTGTGTTTTGTGTAGTGTTAGTGGAGCTGGGGGGGCACTTCATGGAAAATGGACAAACCATTTAAACCTACCGAGTGCTGATATGAACTGGTGATGCGAGGCACAACTCAGAGGCCTACGTATATGTGCCAAAAGCTTTATTGCAGTCCTGCGGTGAGGCACCACACTTGGTGGGGGGGTCTCAACAAACAGGTACAAACTGCTTCACatataaaagacagaaaagtaaGAATACCTAAAATAACGTCAAATAAAAATAGTCATAGACCAaccattacaataataaaactagaatgagGTTAAATCAGGATATGCAATACGATTAAAGGGCATTTTCAGCTTTGAAGCTCCTGACTCAGTCTGTTGTATTTCCTCAGGCAAGGTGTTCCAAAACCTCTGAGCTCTTATTTCAAAGCTCTGGCCCCGATCGTCTTCAGCTGAGAGTCTGGAACAGTTAAACAGCCCCTGCCAGAGGGTCCAAACGTGTGAGCAGGGTTATATGGGGATAAAACCTCCACCATATACTGTTGAGTCAGTCCATTCAGTGCAACAACCATCATGGACACTTTAAAGACGCTGCACTGTTACTCTACTGTATGTGATTTAGTCCTGTCCATAGTTTATCGTGTCATTATGTAATATCGACGTCTTTGTAGTTTTTATGTTCATATGACTTTTAAAATGCTGTGCACAATAAGAGTTGCATCGACGTGGTTTGTTGCCATTAAGAcatgattctgattctgatacgTGTGACAGGAAGCTGAAATAAGAGAAGAAGCCATCAATGCACAGCACCATGTTGTATTCCATCAAACAACAGCCAGGGCTATAGTTTATTAGTTTACtcagtttaaaaaataacaagattAACTATACTTTAATTAAACttctgtttgaaaaaaaaaaaatctggtttctcttttttcacaggttaaaaaaaatgggaGAGGAAAATGCAAGAGAAAGCTAattcttttaaaagtattaatttGCCTCCCAGGGCTTCCATAGAGGAACACAGGATTAGACCtttgaaacatttctttttgctGCATTATAATATAGCCATAAACACCAGGTATTAAGattttttctcacatttgttttctatctgagaggagacgagacaaAGTTCTGACACGATCAACTGTAAATGTATAATGTTTATTCTTTATGATAATTGTGgataatacaaacacaaaagacagtGAGCAAACAGAAGCTGGGATCAGTCATGGCAGGTTTGCACATTAACAGTGAAATCATTTCACAGAATTTGATTTGATGCAGCAACAGACACAGGAGTaacttcttcttgtttttgttgatttgcagACGGGCAGCTGGTTTACAAGGATTCTTCATCCAAACGTTTCACGATGCTCTGAACCCACTGGAGCTTTGGATCCACACAGATTCTAAGAGACTTCTTTGTcgtaaaactgaaacaaagggGGGGAGATGTTAATGTCATCTTGAGGATtgctattgtttttttatgaacattttgaaaGGATGCTAAATAGCTtcaagaaataagaaaataactGTATTTCGGAGTAAATGCAGAAATGACAGAACAGCAGATGTATAATGCACATAAGCAGTCGACCAAAATTagaatgtattatttaaaagtaatgacaAATAGATTTCCTTCTTCTAAAGTGGAATCAAACATGTATTCAAAGTCACTTATTTACGTTGGTGTATTACACATAATGATGGTGATGTAAACTCATTAATCAGCACTTACAGGACGGCCTTCCTCGGACACCTGTAATCAGTATTGTGATAGGAACTGATTCTAGCTTTCCTCAGTTGTCCTCGGTAAAAACCGAAGCAGCATTCATCAGGACCCAGTGCATCTGAAAAGACAAATGTCGACCAATAAGACAAcaacacctctgacacagaacatgtttaaatattaacatataaGTCCGTCTTACTGTTGCAGAGCACTGAGGAGAGCAGTGCAGCTCCcaggacacacagcagcaggacgtgAAGGGCCCTCATGGCGGCTCGATGTAAATGTCtggagatgatggtgatggagatAAAGAGCACAACTGCTGTTAGGGGCttctgagaaaaatgtgttgcGGGTTTATGTTTATTGAGATCAacaatcttgttttttaaagaaagaaaaaggtgtCGCtggtgtggaggagggagggtgttGTGGTTTTTAAGGGGCCGAAGTGCGAGAGAAACTTTCCACTCAGCTTGTTTGATGGATCGCAGAGGAAATGCAGTTGTGGTCGGAGATTCAgctcaaaccacacacacatatacactttaTAAATTATTGTTTCTGGTATTTACTATTAAAAGGCAAAGACACCTGTTGACgttaaggtacacaactgaagatgtGTCTCTAACATCGGCTAAGCTTACATCATCTGGCCTCTTAACTAGTGCGGAggaccttcaaacgtacaagggatattcaccttGTCCTGTGTtctaatatatatgtattatacacacacaaacacatatttacagtatatataccaTACGACCATTGGCCTCaccgtgtgtgcatgtgtggtccaggtattacttgTGTTGTGGGGACCTTGGTTTCAGGGCTAGGCAAGTAGTTACTATGGTTACGTTTATGAAATCAATCTAAGACATTGTGGTGTCCTTTGAAGTcttggagacgtgtgtgtgtgtgtgtgtgtgtgtgtgtgtaactgtttcCTCATGCAGAGTTCAACCCCCTATGACCGAACCTCATTTGTAAAATTGGTGTATTGCTCCTTTAACACAGACTCCTTTGATTCAAAGAGatgaacaacagaagaagaaaaagtccATCAGAAATTCTGCAACATGACTCATCACAATTACAGCACAGGTCATAATTTTTATAGTCAACAATTGACTAAAACACTGTAATGTGAACCTCGAGAAAAtgactcactctcactctactCATCATCTGTCAAACACATTTGCTACTTAGAGTGGATGAAAGGTCCTCTGGGAAACGTAGCCATTCAACAATAAAATGGTCGCACCTGGTTGGTTATGTACAgctctttattttaataaaaccatTTCAAGTGAGATACAGTTGCATGGTGACGCTCCCTTGTCTCCATGTGTCCATCACTCCTCTGCAGTACACAGGTCtcaatgagaaaaataaagacaatgcAAATCAAACAGAGCCCAGGAAAGTAAAGACATCCAGATAATCCAACAGATCGATAACAGTATATTAGACTccttcattgaatttaaatatgattgaatttgttttttgacGCCTGTGGATtgattaaactgtgttttttgtagTGTTAGTGGAGCTGGGGGGGCACTTCATGGAAAATGGCCAAACCATTTAAACCTACCGAGTGCTGATATGAACTGGTGATGCGAGGCACAACTCAGAGGCCTACGTATATGTGCCAAAAGCTTTATTGCAGTCCTGCGGTGAGTCACCACACTTGGTGGGGGATGTGTGCAAAGAGAAGAGCGATCAGAAACCCTGCAGCACAATGAAGCACAAACAGACCATCTGTCGCTAGCCACGAAACGAGCTGAGATGATAACTTCCTGTTTCGTTAAATCTAGAGCACATCTCATATTTAAGCTTTAAGTGCTCCAGGCATTTACGTATGAAAGTGCAGTCTGGAGGTGGAGAGGCCTGATGGGGACGTCACTGGAATTACAGGGCACAAAACGGAAGTGAATGCCATCACACAGGTTCAGTAGCATAGCACAAGAGTCGAAGCAGCTTCACAGGCAATAACGATAACAGTTACGTTGAGAAATACCATCACCCTGACAACTGCACTCTTCACAGACATCAACAACCAATCTGATTCCTTCACTTCATCTCCCTTTTTTCAATTTGACAAACAGGTCTGTGCAAAACTGGCgttgaaagaaataaacatgttataAAAAGGTAACTGACAAATCCTGTATGAAATCAACAGCAAGACAAATGTccactttaaaaaatacatctgattatttaaaggttcagtgtgtagaatttagtgaca
The genomic region above belongs to Hippoglossus hippoglossus isolate fHipHip1 chromosome 18, fHipHip1.pri, whole genome shotgun sequence and contains:
- the LOC117779255 gene encoding eotaxin-like; the protein is MRALHVLLLCVLGAALLSSVLCNNALGPDECCFGFYRGQLRKARISSYHNTDYRCPRKAVLFTTKKSLRICVDPKLQWVQSIVKRLDEESL